A single region of the Deinococcus malanensis genome encodes:
- a CDS encoding protein O-GlcNAcase, whose product MQPERRGVLEAFYGRPWSWEERHAMLDFMREVGFNTYLYAPKNDPIHRNRWQEPYTNVEWAQFEGLATHARDAGVDFVFGLSALAFRYSGATHLNFLRTKLRAAQARGIRSFALLMDDIPSRFENSEDAAVFPDLAAAQAWLANELLREVAADGTFYFCPTVYHGSGDSAYLRTLGSALNDRVHVFWTGPDVCSPSISAADLQMVTQALRRPPVLWDNFPVNDLDMRYDLHVAPLRGRTPDLLAASGGYFAAPGALSAASQIALRTTAAYLRDPHRYRPDEAFHQAALASTSTPQEAQAVKFLSDLARRSPLVPRDQALHHPWWPVLDAFWAARAGSPLQAGPDVPGRPAPQPVEPDEAPLRALSVAMELHAETLAHLHDPVLRANLEPWTEKLVGWATVVKYALGALDHPHDLRAREYVLEELALVRENFHWVAGDTFDTFARRCVWAAEEHFQTAAQEPA is encoded by the coding sequence ATGCAACCTGAGCGACGCGGAGTCCTCGAAGCCTTCTACGGCCGGCCCTGGTCCTGGGAGGAGCGTCACGCCATGCTGGACTTTATGCGCGAGGTCGGCTTCAACACCTACCTGTACGCCCCCAAGAACGACCCCATCCACCGCAACCGCTGGCAGGAGCCGTACACCAACGTCGAGTGGGCGCAGTTTGAAGGACTGGCCACCCACGCCAGGGACGCCGGTGTGGACTTCGTCTTCGGACTGAGCGCACTGGCATTCCGGTATTCCGGCGCGACCCATCTGAACTTCCTGCGCACCAAATTGCGCGCCGCGCAGGCCCGCGGCATCCGCTCGTTCGCGCTGCTGATGGATGACATTCCGAGCCGCTTCGAGAACAGTGAGGACGCGGCTGTCTTCCCGGACCTGGCTGCAGCGCAGGCCTGGCTGGCCAACGAGCTTCTGCGTGAGGTGGCTGCGGACGGCACCTTCTACTTCTGTCCCACCGTGTACCACGGCAGCGGCGACTCGGCCTACCTGCGGACCCTGGGATCGGCCCTGAATGACCGGGTACACGTCTTCTGGACCGGCCCGGACGTGTGCAGTCCTTCCATCAGTGCCGCCGACCTGCAAATGGTCACGCAAGCGCTGCGCCGGCCGCCGGTCCTGTGGGACAACTTTCCTGTCAATGACCTCGACATGAGATATGACCTGCACGTGGCCCCGCTGCGGGGCCGAACGCCGGACCTGCTCGCCGCGTCAGGAGGCTACTTCGCTGCTCCTGGGGCCCTCTCTGCAGCGAGTCAGATTGCCCTGCGGACCACGGCCGCCTACCTGCGCGACCCGCACCGCTATCGCCCCGACGAAGCCTTTCACCAGGCGGCCCTGGCCAGCACCTCCACACCGCAGGAAGCCCAAGCGGTGAAGTTCCTCTCGGACCTCGCACGCCGGAGTCCGCTGGTCCCGCGTGATCAGGCGCTGCATCATCCCTGGTGGCCTGTCCTGGACGCGTTCTGGGCGGCGCGCGCAGGAAGTCCGCTGCAGGCCGGGCCCGACGTGCCCGGGCGACCCGCCCCGCAGCCTGTGGAGCCTGATGAAGCGCCGCTGCGCGCGCTGAGCGTCGCGATGGAACTGCATGCCGAGACCCTGGCGCACCTTCACGACCCCGTCCTGAGAGCGAACCTGGAACCCTGGACCGAGAAGCTCGTGGGCTGGGCAACGGTCGTGAAATACGCCCTGGGCGCGCTCGACCACCCGCACGACCTCCGTGCCCGCGAGTACGTCCTCGAAGAACTTGCCCTTGTCCGCGAGAACTTCCACTGGGTGGCCGGAGACACCTTCGATACCTTCGCCCGCAGATGCGTGTGGGCCGCCGAAGAACATTTTCAGACCGCAGCACAGGAGCCTGCATGA
- a CDS encoding amylo-alpha-1,6-glucosidase: protein MTHPPATLADTGRPLAERTVIGNGSPIGLLGSSTAYKQVWARDSMICSLGLMLCAGPEGPEIARQSIRTLAAYQSRLGNIPHNVGFTGIPDPALIAHGGALHVGEDAPTVVVDSAHAGCIDNSLWFILGNDYVHRTDGDTARLRSMWPHLQRAYTWLEYQDSNECGLLEVHEAMDWADLFANRYNSLWPNALWFAAQRSMAAMSDALGEDGDPYRARAEDLRFKINTLLWVGPEVEKDMTWVERHRKEWLYPIRLTTTVLQERPYYLPYMAFRDYEDRFDTFGNLVAILFGLADEAQSHKILDYIQSAGVNEPWPIKAVYPPVQPGDKDWREYYRLRNLNLPNHYHNGGIWPFIGGFYVAALVKAGRLEEAAHQLDRLAQMDRLSRTPGLEWDFNEWHHGLTGRPSGFRGQSWSAAMFVYAHECVRRGECPIFNSSGGWA from the coding sequence ATGACCCATCCTCCCGCCACCCTGGCCGATACCGGCCGTCCCCTGGCCGAACGGACCGTGATCGGCAACGGCAGCCCCATCGGGCTGCTGGGGTCCAGCACTGCGTACAAGCAAGTCTGGGCGCGCGACAGCATGATCTGCTCTCTCGGCCTGATGCTGTGCGCTGGCCCCGAAGGTCCCGAGATCGCCCGCCAGTCCATCCGGACCCTCGCCGCGTACCAGTCACGGCTTGGAAATATCCCGCACAATGTCGGCTTCACTGGTATTCCCGATCCCGCGCTGATCGCACACGGCGGCGCGCTGCATGTGGGCGAGGACGCACCCACCGTCGTGGTGGACAGCGCGCACGCCGGCTGCATCGACAACAGCTTGTGGTTCATCCTGGGCAACGACTACGTGCACCGCACCGACGGGGACACGGCGCGCCTGAGGTCGATGTGGCCGCACCTGCAGCGCGCATACACCTGGCTGGAGTATCAGGACAGCAACGAATGCGGCCTGCTGGAGGTGCACGAGGCCATGGACTGGGCCGACCTCTTTGCCAACCGCTACAACAGTCTGTGGCCGAACGCGCTGTGGTTCGCCGCGCAGCGCAGCATGGCCGCCATGAGCGACGCCCTTGGCGAGGACGGTGACCCGTACCGCGCGCGTGCCGAGGACCTGCGCTTCAAGATCAACACCCTGCTGTGGGTCGGCCCGGAGGTCGAGAAGGACATGACCTGGGTGGAGCGCCACCGCAAGGAGTGGCTGTACCCCATCCGCCTGACCACGACCGTGCTGCAGGAGCGTCCGTATTACCTGCCGTACATGGCCTTCCGGGACTACGAGGACCGCTTCGATACCTTCGGCAACCTGGTGGCCATCCTGTTCGGACTGGCGGACGAGGCGCAGTCGCACAAGATTCTCGATTACATCCAGTCTGCGGGAGTCAACGAGCCCTGGCCGATCAAAGCCGTCTATCCACCCGTTCAGCCCGGGGACAAGGACTGGCGCGAGTACTACCGTCTGCGCAACCTCAACCTGCCCAACCACTACCACAACGGTGGGATCTGGCCGTTCATCGGAGGTTTCTACGTGGCTGCCCTGGTCAAGGCCGGGCGGCTGGAGGAAGCCGCGCATCAGCTCGACCGGCTCGCGCAGATGGACCGCCTCTCGCGAACACCCGGTCTGGAATGGGACTTCAACGAATGGCATCATGGCCTGACGGGCCGCCCAAGCGGATTCCGCGGGCAGAGCTGGTCCGCGGCGATGTTCGTGTACGCGCACGAATGTGTCCGGCGCGGTGAGTGCCCCATCTTTAACAGCAGCGGGGGCTGGGCATGA
- a CDS encoding class II aldolase/adducin family protein, whose amino-acid sequence MNGELQAQLAAEARDLYTRGLTTSTGGNLSHRQGDGFLVSGTNTAFARQVPEDFSTCDLSGTGLLGPKPSKEAAFHAAVYRARPDVQVVLHLHASDSLALSCLAEPTEHGNVLPVHSSYAVTRVGRVPLLPYLAPGGAELAEGVGRVCSSVNALLLQNHGVITYGSSLAEARDILEELEQNARVWLASHGQARVLSDEELLDANDRSTHGARIAPGEQRPRLLSHVRGWSA is encoded by the coding sequence ATGAACGGCGAACTGCAGGCGCAACTGGCCGCTGAAGCCCGCGACCTGTATACCCGAGGTCTGACCACCTCCACGGGCGGAAACCTCAGCCACCGGCAGGGCGACGGCTTTCTGGTCAGCGGAACCAACACTGCCTTCGCGCGGCAGGTTCCGGAGGATTTTTCCACCTGTGACCTCAGCGGGACCGGCCTGCTCGGTCCCAAGCCGTCCAAAGAAGCCGCATTCCACGCTGCGGTGTACCGTGCGCGGCCTGACGTGCAGGTGGTACTGCACCTGCATGCGAGCGATTCGCTGGCGCTGTCTTGCCTCGCCGAGCCCACGGAACACGGGAACGTCCTACCGGTGCATTCCAGCTACGCCGTCACGCGGGTGGGCCGGGTACCACTGCTGCCTTACCTCGCTCCTGGAGGCGCCGAACTTGCGGAGGGGGTCGGACGAGTCTGCAGCAGCGTCAACGCTCTGCTGCTCCAGAACCATGGCGTCATCACCTACGGGTCGAGTCTGGCGGAAGCGCGCGACATCCTGGAAGAACTCGAACAGAATGCCCGCGTGTGGCTCGCCTCGCACGGCCAGGCCCGCGTGCTGAGCGACGAGGAACTCCTGGACGCCAATGACCGCTCCACCCATGGAGCCCGCATCGCGCCGGGCGAGCAGCGCCCACGCCTGCTCTCGCACGTCCGCGGGTGGAGCGCATGA
- a CDS encoding four-carbon acid sugar kinase family protein, translating into MSPRLGIVADDITGAGDIGGLLAKHGYAVRILSEGADWEALSVRFTQERTDALIIDTDSRFLPPEEARARVVRATRALQAAGCGAYWKKTCSVFRGNVGAEFDAMLQTLGLETGVAVAAFPKNGRATLHGEHFVRGVPLPDTEFGQDPVHPRRDANLVRDLGRQTPRPVSSLPIETVRAGVAALRTAVDGVSAGYLLADAETQEDLRVLAQALANERVFLGSSGLAEELPAVWPAVEAFVPLQGAHWTHPQRVILIAGSVMPQTRVQVEHYVATGGTVYELDIPLALSDPERAAELLARLAGGALDAHSTVLLRSPNTPEQVAQARALGAVSGLTDLQVSQRISGTLASAAQLTAGRTGTQKLVALGGDTSAALTRALGITHTVVVEELAPGLPSTYAPDQRLMLVLKSGSFGPPEFLTQAIAHLQSAEGA; encoded by the coding sequence ATGAGTCCCCGCCTGGGGATCGTGGCTGACGACATCACGGGCGCCGGGGACATCGGTGGTCTGCTTGCCAAGCATGGCTACGCCGTGCGGATTCTGTCGGAAGGCGCCGACTGGGAAGCGCTGAGTGTCCGCTTTACCCAGGAACGCACGGACGCCCTGATCATTGATACCGACTCGCGGTTCCTGCCTCCCGAGGAAGCGCGCGCTCGCGTGGTGCGCGCGACCCGCGCTCTACAGGCCGCCGGGTGCGGGGCGTACTGGAAGAAGACCTGCTCCGTGTTCCGCGGCAACGTCGGGGCTGAATTCGACGCGATGCTGCAGACCCTCGGTCTGGAGACCGGGGTGGCGGTCGCAGCGTTCCCCAAGAACGGCCGCGCCACCCTGCACGGGGAGCATTTCGTGCGTGGTGTACCCCTGCCTGACACCGAGTTCGGCCAGGACCCGGTGCATCCCCGGCGCGACGCCAACCTTGTACGCGACCTGGGCCGCCAGACACCGCGGCCGGTCAGCAGCCTGCCGATCGAAACGGTTCGGGCCGGGGTTGCTGCGTTGCGTACTGCCGTTGACGGTGTTTCCGCCGGCTACCTGCTCGCCGACGCCGAAACGCAGGAGGACCTGCGGGTGCTCGCGCAGGCCCTGGCGAACGAACGCGTCTTTCTGGGGTCCAGTGGTCTCGCGGAGGAACTGCCGGCGGTGTGGCCCGCGGTGGAAGCCTTCGTGCCGCTGCAGGGCGCCCACTGGACCCATCCACAGCGTGTGATCCTGATCGCCGGTTCGGTGATGCCCCAGACCCGCGTCCAGGTAGAGCACTACGTGGCCACGGGCGGCACTGTCTACGAACTCGACATACCGCTTGCCCTGAGCGACCCTGAGAGGGCGGCTGAACTGCTTGCTCGGCTGGCAGGTGGCGCCCTGGACGCCCACAGCACTGTCCTGCTCCGCTCGCCGAACACGCCTGAACAAGTGGCGCAGGCCCGTGCACTTGGAGCCGTCAGCGGCCTCACGGACCTGCAGGTCAGCCAGCGTATTTCCGGCACGCTGGCCAGCGCCGCGCAGCTGACAGCAGGACGCACCGGCACCCAGAAACTCGTTGCCCTCGGCGGCGACACCTCCGCTGCGCTGACCCGGGCGCTGGGCATCACCCACACGGTAGTGGTCGAGGAACTCGCCCCCGGTCTGCCCAGCACCTACGCGCCGGACCAGCGCCTGATGCTGGTCCTGAAAAGCGGTTCGTTCGGTCCTCCGGAATTCCTGACGCAGGCCATAGCGCACCTGCAATCGGCGGAGGGTGCATGA
- a CDS encoding carbohydrate kinase family protein, giving the protein MSGVLCFGGAVMDFVNDGHDHWQVRAGGSAWNVARVLAALGLPTAFAGALSTDPFGERLLAEGAAQGLDLRHTPRVDAPTALSVVHRTHPAQYTFYADGAADSRFSGVAEETWTGVVAAYFGGITLVRDPARDAFLTPARAARARGLLVVYDPNFRPQLADAYQEEYAQYVALADLIKVSEDDLVGLMPHLTPAEGLEHLRALNPRATILLTLGDQGARLIGPELDLHHPGYPVQVADTIGAGDASIAGLLYATLRPPPVPPPQRLAFALACGAAACTRPGAHAPTPNEIHTIQKETHP; this is encoded by the coding sequence ATGAGCGGCGTGCTTTGCTTCGGGGGCGCCGTGATGGACTTCGTGAATGACGGTCACGACCACTGGCAGGTCCGGGCGGGCGGCAGCGCCTGGAACGTCGCCCGTGTCCTCGCTGCCCTGGGGCTCCCGACCGCCTTTGCCGGTGCGCTCAGCACCGATCCTTTTGGCGAGAGACTTCTGGCTGAAGGAGCGGCACAAGGCCTCGACCTGCGCCACACCCCGCGTGTGGACGCTCCCACCGCGCTGTCCGTGGTTCACCGTACCCATCCGGCCCAGTACACCTTCTACGCCGACGGTGCGGCCGACTCGCGCTTCAGCGGTGTCGCTGAAGAAACCTGGACGGGCGTTGTGGCCGCCTACTTCGGCGGTATCACCCTGGTGCGTGACCCGGCGCGCGACGCATTCCTGACCCCTGCCAGAGCGGCGCGGGCGCGGGGGCTGCTGGTGGTCTACGACCCGAACTTTCGCCCGCAACTCGCGGACGCCTACCAGGAGGAGTACGCGCAGTACGTCGCTCTGGCGGATCTCATCAAGGTGTCCGAGGACGACCTCGTGGGCCTGATGCCGCATCTCACCCCCGCCGAAGGTCTGGAGCACCTGCGGGCGCTGAACCCGCGCGCGACCATTCTGCTGACCCTCGGGGATCAGGGGGCGCGCCTGATCGGCCCGGAACTTGACCTTCACCACCCCGGTTACCCCGTCCAGGTGGCCGACACGATCGGAGCAGGAGACGCCAGCATTGCCGGCCTGCTATACGCCACGCTACGTCCGCCGCCGGTTCCGCCTCCGCAGCGGCTGGCCTTCGCTCTGGCGTGCGGCGCCGCTGCCTGTACACGGCCCGGTGCTCACGCCCCTACCCCTAACGAGATCCACACCATCCAGAAGGAGACCCACCCATGA
- a CDS encoding ThuA domain-containing protein, which produces MTTTPARALIVSGGWPGHQPQKFAEIIQGMLESAGLQVTAADTLDALNDSDALRGYALIVPNWTMGRLSDNQSKNLRDAVKAGTGLGGFHGGMGDAFREDTAYQFMVGGQFAAHPGDVHRYHVDISATDHPIMRGLSGFDIESEQYYMHVDPSNTVLATTTFSGEHVAWIEGTVIPVAWIRPYGQGRVFYSSIGHDPREFEHPTVAELHRRGLLWAAGSLA; this is translated from the coding sequence ATGACCACAACACCCGCACGTGCCCTGATCGTTTCCGGAGGCTGGCCCGGCCACCAGCCTCAGAAGTTCGCCGAAATCATTCAAGGCATGCTGGAAAGCGCCGGCCTGCAGGTCACGGCTGCCGACACCCTGGACGCTTTGAACGACTCGGACGCGCTGCGCGGGTATGCCCTGATCGTTCCGAACTGGACCATGGGCCGCCTGAGCGATAACCAGAGCAAAAATCTGCGGGATGCAGTCAAGGCCGGTACCGGTCTGGGAGGCTTTCACGGAGGAATGGGAGACGCCTTCCGCGAGGACACCGCTTACCAGTTCATGGTCGGCGGCCAGTTCGCTGCCCATCCCGGCGACGTTCACCGCTACCACGTCGATATTTCCGCAACTGATCACCCGATCATGCGTGGCCTGAGCGGTTTTGACATCGAAAGCGAGCAGTACTACATGCACGTCGACCCGTCCAATACGGTGCTGGCTACCACCACGTTCAGCGGTGAGCATGTAGCCTGGATTGAGGGGACGGTCATTCCCGTGGCCTGGATCCGGCCTTATGGCCAGGGCCGGGTGTTCTATTCGTCCATCGGACACGACCCACGGGAGTTCGAGCATCCGACTGTGGCTGAACTCCACCGCCGCGGCCTGCTGTGGGCCGCCGGGAGCCTGGCATGA
- a CDS encoding Gfo/Idh/MocA family protein — MTRVGIIGAGAISGIYLKNAADVTPFDVVAVADLSEERARAQAAEYGVRHVLTPEELFAHPDVDVVLNLTIPAAHAAVSRAALEAGKHVYGEKPLALNREDGKALVQLAQERGLRLGSAPDTFLGAGLQTCRQLIDEGVIGKPLAATAFMLSHGVEAWHPNPDFFYQLGAGPMFDMGPYYLTALISLLGPVRTVTGQAVSGFEERTITTARRQGERIPVQTPTHVTALLGFESGVAASLTTSFDVWHANVPRIEIYGSEGTLSLPDPNTFGGPVRVRLAQEKEWREVPLSRPFAQNSRGLGLSDLIASVGENRAPRASGQLALHVLDAMQSTLESAESGQRVTLTTSAERPEPLALS, encoded by the coding sequence ATGACCCGGGTCGGCATTATCGGCGCCGGGGCCATCAGCGGCATCTATCTGAAGAATGCGGCTGACGTTACGCCGTTCGACGTGGTCGCGGTCGCCGACTTGTCGGAAGAACGCGCCCGCGCCCAGGCGGCCGAGTATGGAGTGCGCCATGTCCTGACGCCTGAAGAGCTTTTCGCGCATCCGGACGTGGATGTCGTCCTGAACCTCACCATTCCTGCTGCGCACGCGGCTGTCAGCCGCGCCGCCCTGGAAGCCGGGAAACATGTTTACGGCGAAAAGCCTCTGGCCCTCAACCGGGAAGACGGTAAAGCGCTGGTCCAACTTGCCCAGGAGCGCGGATTGCGGCTGGGCAGTGCGCCCGACACCTTCCTTGGTGCCGGGCTGCAGACCTGCCGTCAGCTGATCGATGAGGGCGTGATCGGTAAACCACTTGCCGCGACCGCCTTCATGCTCAGCCATGGGGTCGAGGCGTGGCACCCCAACCCGGATTTCTTCTACCAGCTCGGTGCCGGGCCGATGTTCGACATGGGGCCGTACTACCTCACGGCCCTGATCAGCCTCCTGGGCCCGGTCCGTACCGTGACGGGTCAGGCTGTCAGCGGCTTCGAGGAACGGACCATCACCACCGCGAGGCGCCAGGGCGAGCGCATTCCAGTCCAGACACCCACTCACGTCACCGCACTGCTGGGATTCGAGTCGGGCGTGGCCGCGAGCCTGACCACCAGTTTCGACGTGTGGCACGCCAATGTGCCGCGCATCGAGATTTATGGCAGCGAAGGGACGCTGAGCCTGCCTGACCCCAACACCTTCGGCGGCCCGGTCAGAGTGCGTCTGGCCCAGGAGAAGGAGTGGCGCGAGGTGCCGCTGTCCCGTCCCTTCGCGCAGAACAGCCGTGGCCTGGGACTCAGTGACCTGATTGCCAGCGTGGGGGAGAACCGCGCGCCGCGGGCAAGTGGCCAACTGGCCCTGCATGTTCTGGACGCCATGCAAAGCACTCTGGAAAGCGCAGAAAGTGGTCAGAGGGTGACCCTCACAACCAGTGCCGAGCGTCCAGAGCCCCTGGCCCTGAGCTGA
- a CDS encoding Gfo/Idh/MocA family protein yields the protein MNIRWGFLGASRIGNALAPAMRAAGQTLAGIAARDPGRADAYARKHGFIRTHLTYDDLIRDPQIDAIYNALPNDLHFPWSARALEAGKHVLCEKPMMLGAGEVRQLMSIQKRSGSIISEAFMHRHHPQYAQALALIRAGELGELRTASAGYRFTLTRPDDYRWEAEKGGGALYDVGCYCVSALRLLLDREPVRVSAARHDLRGIDGTLVGWLDFGEGFAAHFDCSLEASPGQYLSLVGSRATLNMDVPFGPHRREAHLQAGDRTFRYEPNDPYEFMVADFGRAVRHREEPTWGLDDALAQAQVLDALFESARRGEVVTVSSRGAGTGG from the coding sequence ATGAATATACGTTGGGGATTTCTGGGCGCCTCCCGAATTGGCAACGCTCTGGCCCCAGCCATGAGGGCGGCCGGACAGACCCTGGCCGGGATCGCTGCGCGTGACCCCGGGCGTGCGGACGCCTACGCCCGCAAGCACGGCTTTATCCGCACGCACCTGACCTACGATGACCTGATTCGGGACCCTCAGATTGATGCCATTTACAACGCGCTCCCCAACGACCTGCATTTTCCCTGGAGTGCCCGCGCGCTGGAAGCTGGAAAGCACGTGCTGTGCGAGAAACCCATGATGCTCGGTGCCGGGGAGGTGCGGCAGCTGATGAGCATTCAGAAACGTTCCGGGAGCATCATCTCAGAAGCTTTTATGCACCGCCATCACCCTCAGTACGCTCAGGCGCTGGCGCTGATCCGGGCCGGTGAGCTGGGAGAGCTGCGCACCGCCAGCGCCGGGTACCGCTTTACCCTCACCCGCCCGGACGATTACCGCTGGGAGGCCGAAAAGGGTGGCGGCGCGCTGTATGACGTCGGCTGTTACTGCGTCAGTGCGCTGCGGCTGTTGCTGGACCGTGAGCCTGTGCGGGTGAGTGCCGCACGGCACGACCTGCGGGGCATTGACGGCACCCTGGTGGGCTGGCTGGATTTCGGGGAGGGCTTCGCGGCGCATTTCGACTGTAGCCTGGAAGCCAGCCCCGGTCAGTACCTCAGCCTTGTGGGGTCGCGTGCGACCCTGAACATGGACGTCCCGTTCGGGCCGCACCGGCGTGAAGCCCACCTGCAGGCGGGCGACCGCACCTTCAGGTATGAGCCCAACGATCCCTATGAATTCATGGTGGCTGATTTTGGCCGGGCTGTCCGCCATCGTGAGGAGCCAACCTGGGGTCTGGACGACGCACTGGCACAGGCGCAGGTGCTCGATGCGTTGTTCGAGAGCGCCCGGCGGGGCGAAGTCGTCACGGTATCCAGCAGGGGAGCCGGAACCGGCGGGTGA
- the nagA gene encoding N-acetylglucosamine-6-phosphate deacetylase encodes MQDLMIDNVRLVTEAGVIDQGSVLVREGRIARIRASSGTSAGDIPTEGLHVVDGQQQVLIPGMIDVHIHGAQGHDMMDGTRDSIEVVSRACAATGCTTFLVTSVSSSLEALLQLIDRVREVTGQEPGARIAGIHAEGPYLNVRRKGMQNEAFLRHPSLTEMQLVLDRAGPLLKMVTLAPELPGGLELTRALATLGVVVALAHSDATYEEATAAFREGASHVTHCFNGMRPIHHREPGLIVAAFEQPQVSVQAIVDQVHLHPAMVRMLHRLKGPDRMVLITDALQAMGLGDGTYAFGGHEVMVLEGVARLADGTLASSTVTMNEALRNTVALGIPLADAVAMASTTPANLLQLRHKGRIAVGADADLVLLDREYQVVWTLVQGRSVYGTI; translated from the coding sequence GTGCAGGACCTTATGATCGACAACGTCCGGTTGGTCACCGAAGCCGGGGTCATTGACCAGGGAAGTGTTCTGGTCAGAGAAGGGCGGATAGCCCGAATAAGGGCGAGCTCCGGCACGAGCGCAGGGGATATACCGACGGAAGGCCTGCATGTCGTAGACGGTCAGCAGCAGGTGCTGATTCCCGGAATGATTGACGTTCATATCCACGGTGCCCAGGGGCACGACATGATGGATGGCACGCGCGACAGCATCGAGGTGGTGTCCCGGGCATGTGCAGCGACCGGATGTACCACCTTTCTCGTCACATCGGTCAGCTCGTCCCTGGAAGCCCTGTTGCAGCTGATCGACCGCGTCCGCGAGGTCACTGGTCAAGAACCTGGGGCTCGGATTGCCGGCATCCACGCCGAGGGCCCCTACCTGAACGTCAGGCGCAAGGGAATGCAGAACGAGGCCTTTTTGCGTCATCCCAGCCTGACCGAAATGCAACTGGTACTCGACCGTGCCGGCCCACTGCTGAAAATGGTGACGCTGGCGCCGGAACTTCCCGGCGGCCTGGAACTGACGCGGGCACTGGCCACCCTGGGCGTAGTTGTGGCACTGGCCCATTCGGACGCCACCTACGAGGAGGCGACCGCTGCCTTCCGCGAGGGTGCCAGCCATGTGACGCACTGCTTCAACGGTATGCGGCCGATTCATCACCGTGAGCCCGGATTGATCGTGGCCGCCTTCGAGCAGCCACAGGTGAGCGTTCAGGCCATCGTGGACCAGGTTCACCTGCACCCCGCCATGGTCCGGATGCTTCACCGGCTCAAAGGCCCGGACCGGATGGTGCTTATCACCGACGCCCTCCAGGCCATGGGCCTGGGCGACGGCACGTATGCCTTCGGAGGACATGAGGTGATGGTACTGGAAGGTGTGGCGCGGCTTGCGGACGGCACGCTGGCGTCCAGCACCGTGACTATGAACGAAGCGCTGCGCAACACTGTTGCCCTGGGCATTCCCCTTGCGGATGCTGTAGCTATGGCGTCCACGACGCCGGCCAATCTTCTCCAGCTTCGCCACAAGGGTCGCATTGCGGTCGGCGCAGACGCGGATCTGGTGTTGCTTGACCGCGAGTACCAGGTGGTGTGGACCTTGGTACAAGGGCGATCGGTTTACGGAACTATTTAA